One window from the genome of Mucilaginibacter ginsenosidivorans encodes:
- a CDS encoding putative polyvalent protein kinase domain-containing protein: protein MKNIKDELQNIILGDEQTGRDSQLKKIQGFLRGYAETSVVFEKQQRFKNEETAALIGFATAENLFYNHLILSKNFISEGAEQKVYKLDDTHVLKTNQSIFYESWLDYFNSLLIHNFFFPATAYSLLGFQIINDHLHAVVKQQFIVSNETTDLEAVKEFLEYNGFQHKRYNDYFNPEMGLIFEDLHDENVLSYNGVLYFIDTVFYLTSAFYAM from the coding sequence ATGAAAAACATCAAAGATGAATTACAAAATATCATTCTCGGAGATGAACAAACTGGCCGAGACAGCCAACTCAAAAAAATCCAAGGTTTCCTTAGAGGATATGCGGAAACAAGCGTCGTTTTTGAAAAACAGCAGCGTTTCAAAAATGAAGAAACGGCAGCACTCATAGGTTTTGCGACAGCAGAAAACCTTTTCTATAATCATCTTATTCTTTCAAAAAATTTCATCAGTGAAGGTGCTGAGCAGAAGGTATATAAGCTTGATGACACCCACGTTTTAAAAACTAATCAAAGTATTTTTTACGAAAGCTGGCTTGACTATTTTAACAGCCTTCTGATTCATAACTTTTTCTTTCCGGCTACTGCTTACTCTTTGCTGGGTTTTCAAATAATCAACGATCATCTGCATGCTGTGGTAAAACAACAGTTTATTGTTTCTAATGAAACTACAGACCTTGAGGCGGTAAAAGAATTTTTAGAGTATAACGGCTTTCAGCATAAACGCTATAATGATTATTTCAATCCCGAAATGGGTTTGATCTTTGAAGACCTGCATGATGAAAATGTATTATCTTACAATGGAGTATTATATTTCATCGACACTGTGTTTTATCTGACGTCAGCATTTTATGCCATGTAA
- a CDS encoding ABC transporter permease produces the protein MLRNYLTIAWRNLVKNKAMSLINIGGLAVGMAVVMLIGLWILDQVSFNKYHDNYSHIAGVAQNVTNNGEVKTSFQVPYPLAAALRKNYGSDFKSVAMATLPRDYIMGLSDKKLTEQGVFMETGGPDLFTLHMLRGRRNAIKDPSSILISESTAKAFFGDADPMGKVLELNSINNLQIAGVYADLPENTTLYGIAFIGCWDRFATDYRLSGMRDPWGNGIVNLYVQLVDNADLDKVSLKIRDESLRHLNPLSAKTKLALFLQPMSKWHLYSEFKDGKNTGGKIQYVWLFGIVGVFVLLLACINFMNLSTARSEKRAREVGIRKAIGSSRSQLIHQFYGESLLCVLLAFSASLLLVKLSLPAFDQLAGKQINIPWNSPAFWLAGIGLCFITSIITGSYPALYLSSFKPVEVLKGAFRVGRLASAPRKVLVVIQFTVSIVLIIGTVVVIRQIIFAKDRPVGYIKDRLVVIPVRTIELHQHFEAIKQALASTGTITEMAEADAPPNKRAGTTSGIGWPGEDPNLNVNFGQEDISYDYGKTIGWEFSTGRDFSPSFLSDSAAVIINQAAADFMTMKKPTENYVTFYGQQFKIIGVTKDIINRSPYEQVQPMVYFLAKWAGGSLLLKINPKMSAGKAISNIASVLKKENPEQPFEYHFVDQEYAKEFGNEERIGKLATVFAGLAIFISCLGLFGMASFMAEQRIKEIGIRKVLGASVFALWQLLSKDFAILVLISIIIASPVAYYFMHNWLNSYQYHTDVAWWIFIVTAIGAVLITLITVSFQAVKAALANPVKSLKAE, from the coding sequence ATGCTCCGGAATTATTTAACAATTGCATGGCGCAACCTTGTCAAAAATAAGGCTATGTCGTTAATTAATATCGGCGGTCTGGCTGTAGGTATGGCAGTAGTGATGCTGATCGGTTTGTGGATTTTGGATCAAGTATCATTTAATAAGTATCACGATAATTATAGCCATATAGCCGGGGTGGCACAAAATGTGACTAATAACGGCGAGGTGAAAACCTCGTTCCAGGTACCCTATCCCCTGGCGGCGGCACTGCGCAAAAACTACGGCAGTGATTTTAAGTCTGTAGCAATGGCTACGCTGCCGAGAGATTATATAATGGGCCTAAGCGACAAAAAACTGACCGAGCAAGGCGTCTTTATGGAAACCGGCGGGCCGGATCTGTTCACTCTCCATATGCTCCGGGGCAGGCGCAATGCTATAAAGGACCCATCGTCCATACTAATATCCGAATCGACAGCTAAGGCATTTTTCGGAGATGCCGACCCGATGGGAAAAGTATTGGAGCTGAACAGCATAAATAACCTGCAAATAGCCGGCGTTTATGCAGATCTGCCCGAAAATACCACGCTTTACGGCATAGCTTTTATTGGTTGCTGGGACCGCTTTGCAACGGATTACAGGCTGAGCGGGATGCGCGATCCATGGGGGAACGGCATTGTTAATTTATATGTTCAATTGGTTGACAATGCCGACCTTGACAAAGTGTCTTTAAAGATCAGGGACGAAAGCCTGCGGCATTTAAATCCGCTTTCAGCTAAAACAAAACTGGCGCTGTTCCTGCAGCCAATGAGTAAATGGCATTTGTACAGCGAGTTTAAGGACGGAAAAAATACTGGAGGTAAAATACAATATGTGTGGCTGTTTGGCATTGTAGGTGTGTTTGTACTTCTGCTGGCCTGTATTAACTTCATGAATTTAAGTACGGCCCGGTCTGAGAAACGTGCGCGCGAAGTGGGCATTCGCAAGGCAATAGGTTCATCCCGCAGCCAGTTGATACACCAGTTTTACGGCGAATCGTTACTTTGCGTATTGCTGGCATTTTCGGCCTCACTGCTGCTCGTAAAGTTAAGTCTTCCGGCCTTTGATCAACTGGCCGGTAAACAAATTAACATCCCGTGGAACAGCCCTGCGTTTTGGCTCGCCGGAATTGGCCTCTGTTTTATCACGTCTATTATCACCGGCAGTTATCCGGCACTATACCTGTCGTCATTTAAGCCGGTAGAGGTACTGAAGGGGGCGTTCCGGGTAGGGCGGCTGGCTTCGGCCCCGCGTAAAGTACTGGTGGTAATCCAGTTTACAGTTTCCATTGTGCTCATCATAGGTACCGTTGTCGTTATCCGGCAGATTATTTTTGCCAAAGACCGCCCTGTAGGCTATATCAAGGACAGGTTGGTTGTCATACCCGTCCGCACCATTGAGCTCCACCAGCATTTTGAGGCTATAAAACAGGCCCTTGCCAGTACAGGCACGATAACAGAAATGGCCGAAGCAGATGCTCCGCCTAACAAACGTGCCGGTACTACCAGCGGCATCGGATGGCCCGGAGAAGACCCTAACCTGAATGTCAATTTCGGGCAGGAAGATATTTCATATGATTATGGCAAAACCATTGGTTGGGAATTTAGCACAGGCCGGGACTTCTCACCGTCATTCCTTTCAGATTCAGCAGCGGTTATCATCAACCAGGCGGCGGCTGATTTTATGACCATGAAAAAACCGACCGAAAACTACGTCACCTTTTATGGTCAGCAATTTAAGATCATAGGCGTAACTAAAGACATCATTAACCGTTCGCCTTATGAACAGGTGCAACCTATGGTTTATTTTTTAGCTAAATGGGCGGGAGGCAGCTTACTGCTGAAGATAAACCCGAAAATGAGCGCTGGTAAAGCGATCAGCAACATTGCTTCGGTATTAAAAAAAGAAAACCCGGAACAGCCATTTGAATACCACTTTGTTGACCAGGAATATGCCAAAGAATTCGGTAATGAAGAACGCATAGGTAAGCTGGCTACAGTTTTCGCCGGCCTGGCTATATTTATCAGTTGTCTCGGGCTGTTTGGCATGGCATCATTCATGGCCGAACAGCGCATTAAAGAAATAGGCATACGCAAGGTGCTTGGTGCTTCCGTATTCGCCCTTTGGCAATTGTTATCTAAAGACTTTGCCATACTGGTGCTTATTTCAATAATTATAGCCTCGCCTGTAGCTTATTATTTTATGCACAATTGGCTCAACAGCTATCAGTATCATACCGATGTTGCCTGGTGGATATTTATCGTTACCGCTATTGGCGCTGTACTCATCACACTAATAACAGTAAGCTTCCAGGCCGTAAAAGCAGCCCTGGCCAACCCGGTGAAGAGTTTGAAGGCGGAATGA
- a CDS encoding ATP-dependent Clp protease proteolytic subunit, translating to MNTDKNEFRKYAMGHRHVQSLHVDNYIAKVENSIYAMTPYIIEEREMRMAQMDVFSRLMMDRIIFLGAAVDDNIANIIQAQMLFLQSADPKKDIQMYINSPGGSVYAGFGIYDTMHLISPDVATICTGMAASMAAVLLCSGAKGKRAALTHSRVMLHQPLGGVQGPASDIEITAREVLKVKTELYTILAKHSGQEYQKIHDVSDRDFWMVAPEAKEFGIIDEVLA from the coding sequence ATGAATACCGACAAAAATGAGTTCCGCAAATACGCGATGGGGCATCGCCATGTCCAAAGTTTACATGTGGATAATTATATCGCGAAGGTTGAAAACAGCATTTACGCCATGACGCCCTATATTATTGAAGAGCGCGAGATGCGTATGGCGCAGATGGACGTTTTTTCGCGGCTGATGATGGACCGTATTATCTTCCTGGGCGCCGCGGTCGACGACAACATAGCCAATATCATCCAGGCGCAGATGCTTTTCCTGCAATCGGCCGATCCGAAAAAGGACATCCAGATGTATATCAATTCGCCGGGTGGTTCGGTTTACGCAGGCTTTGGCATTTATGATACCATGCACCTTATAAGTCCGGATGTGGCTACGATATGCACCGGGATGGCAGCATCTATGGCAGCAGTGTTACTATGCTCAGGTGCAAAAGGCAAACGGGCGGCGCTTACCCATTCGCGGGTGATGCTGCACCAGCCGCTGGGCGGCGTGCAAGGCCCGGCTTCGGATATCGAGATAACGGCCCGCGAAGTATTGAAGGTTAAAACGGAACTCTATACCATTTTAGCGAAACACAGCGGGCAGGAATACCAAAAGATACACGACGTATCGGACCGCGACTTTTGGATGGTAGCGCCGGAGGCAAAGGAGTTTGGGATAATTGATGAGGTGCTGGCGTGA
- a CDS encoding RNA polymerase sigma factor, which yields MNEGKIIVNTAEDREKIFIALYKSTFPAVARYISKMGGTFDEAKDIFQDALVIYYERSVAGSCDIQINEKAYLMGIAKHLWLKKFGHDNRYVPIDGLDAESNEDIGISGHKLLNFLQTAGKKCMDLLRSFYYDQLPLTDIAEAFGFSGVRSATVQKYKCLEKVRETVKEKALTYEDFLD from the coding sequence ATGAATGAAGGCAAGATCATAGTTAATACTGCTGAAGACCGGGAAAAGATCTTTATAGCATTGTATAAAAGTACGTTTCCGGCTGTGGCAAGGTATATCAGCAAAATGGGCGGCACGTTTGATGAAGCGAAGGACATTTTCCAGGATGCGCTGGTTATCTATTATGAAAGATCGGTCGCTGGCAGCTGCGATATCCAAATAAACGAAAAAGCCTATTTAATGGGCATTGCCAAACATTTATGGCTGAAGAAATTTGGCCATGACAACAGGTATGTACCGATAGACGGACTTGATGCGGAAAGCAACGAAGATATTGGCATATCAGGGCACAAATTGCTGAATTTCCTGCAAACCGCTGGTAAAAAATGTATGGACCTGCTGCGTTCATTTTATTATGACCAGTTACCGCTGACTGATATTGCCGAAGCGTTTGGCTTTTCGGGCGTACGGTCGGCAACCGTGCAGAAATACAAATGCCTTGAAAAAGTTAGGGAGACCGTTAAAGAAAAAGCACTGACCTATGAGGACTTCCTTGATTGA
- a CDS encoding dihydrofolate reductase family protein — protein sequence MRNLIYAINLTVDGCSDHTKIGGSEEMLEFYTNFFDDIDLIVYGRVTYELMIPYWPDVIDDPASEQSEVDFAKAFCAIDKVVFSRTLDSVVENARIVRENLGD from the coding sequence ATGAGAAACCTGATCTATGCCATCAACCTGACCGTAGACGGTTGTTCCGACCACACCAAAATTGGCGGCAGCGAAGAGATGCTTGAGTTTTACACCAACTTTTTTGATGATATTGACCTGATCGTCTATGGCCGTGTCACCTATGAGTTGATGATCCCTTACTGGCCGGATGTGATTGACGATCCTGCCTCGGAACAATCAGAAGTTGACTTTGCGAAAGCATTTTGCGCTATCGACAAAGTTGTTTTTTCACGAACATTGGATAGCGTGGTAGAGAATGCAAGAATTGTCCGCGAAAACCTTGGCGACTAG
- a CDS encoding dihydrofolate reductase family protein, whose product MKLKQQPGKNISVGGVDLPGQLIGLGLIDEFYIVVHPVIAGEGRRLFDHSGLQERLKLKLVDSKTFNSGAVAMHYVKQ is encoded by the coding sequence ATGAAACTGAAGCAACAGCCCGGCAAAAATATTTCGGTTGGCGGGGTCGACCTGCCCGGTCAGTTGATCGGGCTTGGCCTGATCGATGAATTTTATATTGTCGTTCATCCTGTTATCGCAGGCGAAGGAAGGCGCCTGTTCGACCATTCCGGGTTGCAGGAACGGCTGAAATTAAAACTGGTTGACAGTAAAACCTTTAATTCCGGAGCTGTAGCCATGCATTATGTCAAACAATAA
- a CDS encoding SPFH domain-containing protein — protein sequence MNNLLIQSLWWGVPIIVLLLMYKFVLRVFFGMVIVPDDRIGLVVKKYVLSGNKRLPDGRIIATNGEAGMQAKALAPGLYWGMWPWQYSITMAPFTIIEQNKLGLVKAKDGAPMDTGRVLGKPVECDKFQDAAAFLENNGQKGPQAAFLTPGSYRINNFLFEIEMVPITQVQENKVGIITTLDGEPLDKGEIAGSSVAGHKNFQDPIAFINAGGRKGLQEDVVLAGTYYLNPWFVLVEQVDMIYIPIGYVGVVNSFVGPEGKDTSGDSFKHGNIVKKSQKGVWDEPLDPGKHPVNIYTHAVEVVPTTNIVLNWANSRTEAHELDKNLCTITVRSSDGFTFNLDVSQIIHIPRNEAPKVIARFGNMKNLVSQVLEPTIANYFRNSAQKSDVIEFLANRVQRQNDAKDHISQVLADYNVVGVDTLIGDIVPPEALMKTLTDRKLAEQEKITYEIQRNAQVERKEFESAKAGADMQPEVVKSTRTVEINTQVAASKVAVAKGEAEAKTINAEADAKVKTINAKADAEVKTVNATADANATQLNGTAEAGKIKAIGLAEAEVTKQKTQAMGSEQYAIVRVAETLASNGIKLVPDILVSGKTGEGNGMIDALIGNEMLKKLQAESVKEKDQPKKKDDGSDKRTE from the coding sequence ATGAACAATTTATTGATCCAGTCACTATGGTGGGGTGTGCCCATTATTGTGCTCCTGCTGATGTACAAATTTGTACTCCGCGTGTTTTTTGGTATGGTTATCGTTCCTGATGACCGTATCGGTTTAGTAGTTAAAAAGTATGTGCTTTCGGGTAACAAGCGTTTGCCCGACGGCCGCATTATCGCCACAAACGGCGAGGCCGGTATGCAGGCCAAGGCACTTGCGCCGGGTCTTTACTGGGGCATGTGGCCGTGGCAATATTCCATAACCATGGCGCCCTTCACTATCATCGAGCAAAATAAGCTCGGCCTGGTAAAAGCCAAGGACGGCGCGCCGATGGATACGGGCCGCGTGCTGGGCAAGCCTGTGGAATGCGACAAGTTCCAGGATGCCGCCGCATTTTTGGAAAACAATGGCCAAAAAGGTCCGCAAGCTGCGTTTTTGACGCCGGGTAGCTATCGTATCAACAACTTTTTGTTCGAGATAGAAATGGTGCCCATAACCCAGGTCCAGGAAAACAAGGTGGGTATCATTACCACTTTGGACGGCGAGCCTTTGGACAAAGGCGAAATAGCCGGAAGTTCGGTTGCAGGCCACAAAAACTTCCAGGACCCGATAGCATTTATAAATGCCGGCGGCCGCAAAGGTTTGCAGGAAGATGTGGTGCTGGCCGGTACGTATTACCTGAACCCGTGGTTCGTGCTGGTGGAACAGGTGGATATGATATACATCCCCATCGGTTATGTGGGCGTGGTTAACTCGTTCGTTGGCCCCGAAGGCAAGGATACCAGCGGCGATAGCTTTAAACATGGTAATATTGTTAAAAAGAGCCAGAAGGGTGTTTGGGACGAACCCCTTGATCCAGGCAAGCACCCGGTGAATATTTATACTCACGCGGTAGAGGTAGTACCTACAACCAACATCGTGCTGAACTGGGCCAATAGCCGCACCGAGGCACATGAACTTGACAAGAACCTGTGCACGATCACCGTGCGCTCGTCTGACGGTTTTACCTTTAACCTTGATGTGTCGCAGATCATCCACATACCACGTAACGAAGCGCCAAAGGTGATCGCTCGTTTTGGTAATATGAAAAACCTGGTTTCGCAGGTGCTGGAACCGACGATTGCCAACTACTTCCGTAACTCGGCGCAAAAGAGCGACGTGATCGAATTTTTGGCCAACCGTGTGCAGCGCCAGAACGACGCCAAGGACCATATAAGCCAGGTGCTTGCCGACTATAACGTGGTTGGCGTGGACACGCTGATCGGTGACATTGTGCCTCCTGAGGCTCTGATGAAGACCCTGACCGACCGTAAACTGGCCGAACAGGAAAAGATAACTTACGAGATACAGCGTAACGCCCAGGTTGAACGTAAGGAATTTGAAAGTGCCAAAGCCGGCGCCGATATGCAGCCTGAGGTTGTTAAATCGACCCGGACGGTAGAGATCAATACGCAGGTGGCTGCCTCAAAGGTTGCTGTGGCCAAGGGTGAAGCTGAAGCTAAAACCATCAACGCTGAGGCCGATGCTAAGGTGAAAACCATCAACGCCAAGGCCGACGCCGAAGTGAAGACCGTAAACGCCACCGCCGACGCAAATGCAACCCAGCTGAACGGTACTGCCGAAGCAGGCAAGATAAAAGCCATTGGTTTGGCCGAAGCCGAAGTTACCAAGCAGAAAACCCAGGCCATGGGTTCCGAACAGTATGCTATCGTTCGCGTGGCCGAAACGCTGGCCAGCAATGGTATCAAACTGGTGCCTGATATACTGGTTAGCGGCAAAACCGGCGAAGGCAATGGCATGATAGATGCCCTGATAGGCAACGAAATGCTGAAAAAGCTACAGGCCGAATCAGTCAAAGAAAAAGATCAGCCAAAAAAGAAGGACGATGGTTCCGACAAACGGACCGAGTAA
- a CDS encoding MlaD family protein: MDRTDNRRAVIVGIFLALGLIIFVVGVLTLGSAQKTFSKSIHISAIFDDVAGLKKGNNVWFSGVKVGTISDVHFTGPSQVDVRMSVDQESQQYIHRNAAVHIGSDGLIGNKIIVIDGGSPQAPIIQDGDKLQVAKLPSTDDIMNTLQKNNENLLAITTDFKNLSHQILAGKGTVGALLADSTMGQQLKASMRNLQVTTQTAAAMAAQLNAFSKKMNTKGGLADELLTDTITFNKLRATATQLQQVANNANTFVENMNAASKKLTTTDNALGVLLNDPKGAEQVRTSLNYIQQSTIKLNDDLEAAQHNFLLKGFFKKKAKAQADSLKKANGGR, from the coding sequence ATGGATAGAACAGATAACCGGAGAGCAGTAATAGTAGGCATTTTTTTAGCCCTGGGACTCATCATCTTCGTGGTTGGCGTGCTTACTTTGGGCAGCGCGCAAAAAACGTTCTCGAAAAGTATACATATCAGCGCCATATTCGATGACGTAGCCGGACTCAAGAAAGGCAATAACGTTTGGTTTTCGGGTGTTAAGGTAGGCACGATAAGCGATGTGCACTTTACCGGCCCTTCGCAGGTTGATGTGCGGATGAGTGTAGACCAGGAATCGCAGCAGTATATTCACCGCAACGCGGCAGTGCATATCGGCTCAGATGGGTTGATCGGCAATAAGATCATTGTAATAGACGGGGGAAGTCCGCAGGCGCCTATTATACAGGATGGTGATAAATTGCAGGTGGCCAAACTGCCATCGACAGATGATATCATGAACACCCTGCAGAAAAACAACGAGAACCTGCTGGCTATAACAACCGATTTCAAGAACCTGAGCCACCAGATACTGGCCGGCAAAGGAACTGTAGGCGCACTGCTGGCCGATAGCACCATGGGGCAACAATTAAAAGCCTCGATGCGCAATTTGCAGGTTACCACGCAAACAGCGGCAGCAATGGCTGCACAGCTTAATGCCTTCAGCAAAAAAATGAATACCAAAGGCGGCCTGGCTGATGAACTGCTTACCGATACAATAACATTCAATAAGTTGCGCGCTACGGCAACTCAACTGCAGCAGGTGGCCAACAATGCCAATACTTTTGTTGAGAATATGAACGCCGCCAGTAAGAAACTTACCACCACCGATAACGCCCTGGGCGTATTGCTGAACGATCCGAAAGGGGCCGAACAGGTAAGAACAAGTTTGAACTACATTCAGCAAAGCACCATAAAACTAAATGACGACCTGGAAGCTGCACAGCATAACTTTTTACTGAAAGGTTTTTTCAAGAAAAAGGCAAAGGCGCAGGCGGATAGTTTGAAGAAAGCGAACGGCGGTCGATAG
- a CDS encoding ABC transporter ATP-binding protein, with amino-acid sequence MDKPKAHIDHNDTVIKIRGLEKAFGDFQVLRGVDLDLYQGENLVVLGRSGTGKSVLIKIISGLLTADKGEVVVLGEDMNTISDASLQELRKRIGFSFQNSALYDSMTVRKNLEFPLVRNRKGVTRKEINSSVESVLEAVGLSHTINQMPSELSGGQRKRIGIARTLILNPEVMLYDEPTAGLDPITCLEINDLINEVQERYHTSSIIITHDLTCAKSTGDRIAMLLDGQFQRVGSFDEIFDTKDPRVKPFFDYNFIQ; translated from the coding sequence ATGGATAAACCGAAGGCACATATCGACCATAATGACACCGTGATCAAAATACGCGGGCTTGAAAAAGCATTCGGCGATTTCCAGGTATTGCGCGGTGTCGATCTTGACCTTTACCAGGGCGAAAACCTGGTTGTGCTGGGCCGGTCGGGTACGGGAAAGTCTGTGCTTATCAAGATCATATCAGGTTTGCTTACCGCCGATAAAGGCGAAGTGGTTGTATTGGGCGAAGATATGAACACCATATCGGACGCCAGCCTGCAGGAGTTGAGAAAACGGATAGGCTTTTCGTTCCAGAACAGCGCCCTTTACGACAGTATGACGGTTAGGAAAAACCTGGAGTTTCCGCTGGTACGTAACCGTAAAGGCGTAACCCGCAAAGAAATAAACTCCTCTGTCGAATCGGTGCTGGAAGCAGTGGGGCTGTCGCATACCATCAACCAGATGCCGTCGGAACTTTCGGGCGGGCAGCGCAAGCGTATCGGCATTGCGCGAACACTGATACTGAACCCCGAGGTTATGCTGTACGATGAGCCCACTGCTGGGCTCGACCCCATAACCTGCCTTGAAATTAACGACCTGATAAACGAAGTTCAGGAACGCTATCATACATCGTCCATCATCATCACGCACGACCTTACCTGCGCCAAAAGCACAGGCGACAGGATAGCGATGCTGCTTGACGGGCAATTCCAGCGGGTGGGTTCGTTCGATGAGATATTTGACACGAAGGATCCGCGTGTAAAACCATTTTTTGATTATAACTTTATACAATAG
- a CDS encoding MlaE family ABC transporter permease: protein MDSAKSLQESPNEKKGPSIRQRLADTFATLYKINNFILRFFKEAFLPPFELKEVMRQCYETGVRSFTLITFTGFVTGLIFTKQSRPSLLSFGAQSWLPSLVSIAIMRALAPLITALIAAGKVGSSIGAEIGSMRVTEQIDAMEVSGTKPFKFLVCTRVLATTLTIPILATYTGFIALVGGYLNVATNEGTSWASFWEQVFEPLTFIDFIASLAKAIVFGFTIGIVGCYQGYYSTKGTEGVGKAANGAVVTAMFLVFVEEILIVQIAGWFR from the coding sequence ATGGACAGCGCAAAAAGCTTACAGGAATCACCCAACGAAAAAAAAGGTCCGTCTATCAGGCAACGCCTGGCGGACACCTTCGCCACACTGTATAAGATCAATAATTTTATTCTCCGTTTTTTTAAAGAGGCGTTTTTGCCCCCTTTCGAACTGAAAGAGGTAATGCGGCAATGTTACGAGACAGGCGTTCGTTCGTTTACGCTGATCACTTTTACCGGTTTTGTTACCGGTTTGATATTTACCAAGCAGTCGCGGCCTTCGTTATTAAGCTTCGGCGCGCAATCGTGGTTGCCTTCGCTGGTTTCCATCGCCATTATGCGTGCGCTTGCACCGCTGATAACCGCCCTGATAGCGGCCGGCAAGGTGGGATCGAGTATCGGGGCCGAAATAGGTTCAATGCGGGTAACCGAGCAGATAGATGCTATGGAAGTATCGGGTACCAAGCCGTTTAAGTTCCTGGTATGTACCCGGGTGCTGGCAACCACACTTACCATTCCTATCCTGGCCACTTACACGGGCTTTATTGCCTTAGTTGGAGGATACCTGAACGTGGCGACAAACGAGGGTACAAGCTGGGCCTCGTTCTGGGAGCAGGTTTTTGAGCCGTTAACTTTTATAGATTTTATTGCGTCACTGGCCAAAGCCATTGTGTTTGGCTTCACCATAGGTATTGTAGGTTGTTACCAGGGTTATTATTCGACCAAAGGAACTGAGGGAGTGGGTAAAGCAGCCAACGGCGCGGTAGTTACTGCCATGTTTTTAGTTTTTGTTGAAGAAATACTGATCGTACAGATAGCGGGATGGTTCCGCTAA
- a CDS encoding AraC family transcriptional regulator translates to MTSNVMREITPLTPSDCFTIFSRVKQKFDFPLHYHEEYELNLILNASGAKRVVGGHIEMIDDVELVLIGPNLYHAWFTHQCQSEQITEVTIQFHKDLFDERFLKRNQLSFVKSMLEHSQRGILFSHDTVLALKERLLSLDKKTGFDSVLELLSILHDLSISRNMRTLSDLTFTNEKFYYNSRRIEKVFEYMNTNYNRQVSLAEVSRIANMPEASFSRFIKKRTGKTFIDSLNEIRLGHASRMLIDTTNTIAEIAYKCGFNNISNFNRIFKRKKFCIPKEFRETYTGNRVFI, encoded by the coding sequence ATGACAAGCAACGTGATGCGGGAAATAACCCCACTTACCCCAAGTGATTGTTTTACCATTTTTTCGAGGGTTAAGCAAAAATTTGATTTTCCGTTACATTACCACGAGGAGTATGAATTGAACCTCATTTTGAATGCAAGCGGTGCGAAAAGGGTAGTAGGGGGGCATATCGAAATGATTGACGATGTGGAGCTGGTGCTGATAGGCCCGAATTTGTATCATGCCTGGTTTACCCACCAGTGCCAGAGCGAGCAGATAACCGAAGTTACTATACAGTTTCATAAGGACCTTTTTGATGAAAGATTTTTGAAACGTAACCAGTTGAGTTTTGTAAAAAGCATGCTGGAACATTCGCAGCGCGGTATTTTGTTTTCGCACGATACGGTACTGGCGCTGAAAGAGCGGCTGCTTTCGCTCGATAAAAAAACTGGTTTCGATTCGGTGCTCGAGTTGCTTTCCATCCTGCACGATCTGTCCATATCACGCAATATGCGCACCTTGTCCGACCTGACGTTCACCAACGAGAAGTTCTATTATAATAGCCGCCGTATTGAGAAAGTATTCGAATACATGAACACTAATTATAATAGGCAGGTGTCGCTGGCCGAAGTATCGCGCATAGCCAATATGCCCGAGGCCTCCTTTAGCCGTTTTATCAAAAAACGCACCGGTAAAACGTTCATTGACAGCCTGAACGAGATCCGCCTGGGTCATGCCTCCCGCATGCTCATCGATACCACAAACACCATCGCCGAGATAGCCTACAAGTGCGGTTTTAATAACATTTCAAACTTTAACAGGATATTCAAGCGCAAAAAATTCTGCATCCCCAAGGAGTTCAGGGAAACCTACACCGGGAACCGGGTCTTTATTTAG